A window of Kyrpidia spormannii genomic DNA:
ACGCCCGGGAAATGGTGGCTCAGGGGGCGGACATCATCGATATCGGCGCGGAGTCGACTCGCCCCGGCCATTCGCCGGTTAGCGCCGAGGAGGAATTGCGGCGTCTGTTGCCAGTGGTACGGGCGGTGGCCCGGGAACTTGATGTGCCGATTTCTGTCGATACGTACAAAGCCCAGGTAGCCGAGGCCGCGATTCGGGAGGGGGCGCACGTGGTGAACGACGTCTGGGGGCTGAAGCGGGATCCGCGAATGGCCCCGCTGGTGGCGCGCCTCGGCGTTCCCGTGATTGTGATGCATAATCGACAGGCGCCTGTGGAGCGCGACCCCATTGGGACGCTCCTACAGGACCTGTGGGAGTCGGTGCAGTTGGCGAGGCGAGCGGGTGTACGGGAGGAACAGATTATTCTCGATCCCGGCATCGGATTCGCAAAGACTTATGAGCAAAATCTGCTCATCATGCGGCGTCTGCGGGATGTCCGGGCTCTGGGTTATCCCGTTCTCCTCGGGACATCGCGAAAATCGATGATCGGTCGGACGCTCAATTTGCCCGTTGACCGTCGGGTGGAGGGAACCGCCGCAACGGTGGCCTTAGGCGTTGCCTTAGGCATGGATATCGTTCGCGTTCACGATGTACCGGAGATGGTGCAGACCGTTCGCATGACCGAGGCCATGATCGGAAGGGGGGCGTGAAGTGGACGCAATCAGCCTGCTCGGGATGGAATTTTACGCTTACCACGGCGTGTTCCCCGAGGAACAGGTTCTGGGGCAGAGATTTATCGCAGACGTACACTTACATTTTTCTACGCGGGCTGCGGGACAGTCTGATGATCTTCGTGATACACTGGATTATGCAGAGATTTACCGGGTGATCCGGGAGACGGTGGAAGGAAAAAAATACCGCTTGTTAGAAGCGGTTGCCGAGCGAATCGCCGACGCCCTGTTGATGCGTTGGCCGGTGGAAGGCGTACGGGTAAAACTTGTGAAACCATCTCCGCCTTTTCCCGGCACGATGCAGGGGGTGGCGGTGGAGATTGAACGCTTCCGAAACGATGCATGACGTGTACCTCGGGCTCGGGGCAAACCTTGGCGATCGGGAGACGTGCCTCCGCCAGGCCGTGACTGGTTTACAACGAGGTCTTGAACCGATTCGCATGAAGCTCTCTTCTCTTTATGAGACCGATCCCGTTGGGGTCGAACACCAGCCGTTATTCTTGAATGCCTGTCTGTTTTTGCGGACGGCGGCCCCTTTGCAAGTTGTTCACCAAGTCGCCCGGGACACGGAAACCCGACTCGGCAGGACTCGAACAATCCGATGGGGCCCCCGAACCATTGACATCGATATCCTTTTGTTCGATAACCTAGTGGTGAACACGCCGGAGTTACAGATTCCTCATCCCCGGATGCACGATCGCATTTTCGTGATGGTTCCCATGGCAGAGTTGGCTCCCGAACTCCGCCATCCTGTGCTCGGGCAAACGATGGCGGAGATTGCTGAACAGGCCCGCAAGAAGGGTGGGATTCGCCGATGGAAAATCGGTTGGGAAGGAGAATACGCGCCTTTCGAAAACTGAAGAATCTCACCCAGCGAGAGTTGGCAGATCGGATTCATCTCTCGGTTGCGGTCCTGGGCGCTATCGAGCGGGGGGCCAAAACCCCGTCGCCGCATGTGTTGCGGGCCATCGGGGAAGCCTTGGGGATCGACGAACAGGAGTTAGTCGGCGGCATCCAGGGTGGAGGTGATACCGTTTGATCAAAACTGATCTCCGCATTGGCGATGTGCAGTTGGACAACAATGTGATTCTTGCTCCCATGGCCGGGGTTTCCAATCCCGCCTTTCGCATTCTGGCGAAAGAAATGGGGGCGGGGATGGTCTGTGCTGAAATGGTGGCAACCAAAGGGATCGTGAATGCGAATGCGAAAACGTTGCGCATGCTCCATATTTTGCCAGACGAGCATCCCGTGAGCCTCCAGCTGGTGGGGAGCGACCTGGATTCTATGGTGCGGGCCGCCGAGACTGTAGGGACCGCCACCAACGCGGATGTGATCGACATTAACATGGGTTGTCCTGTGTTGAAGATTTATAAGAACGGTTCCGGCGCGGCGTTGGCCCGGGACCCGGACTATGCCGCTCGAATCGTACGAGCGGTTGTGCAGACGGTGGACAAACCAGTAACGGTAAAGTTCCGTAAAGGCTGGGATGACGACCATGTCAACGCGTTGGAGGTTGCCCTGGCCGTGGAGGAAGCCGGTGCAAAAGCTGTCACGGTTCACGGGCGAACGGCTAAACAGATGTATAGCGGTCACGCCGATTGGTCGATCATTCGGCAGGTCAAAGAGGCGGTGCGAATTCCTGTTATCGGAAATGGAGACGTATCTACCCCGGAAGCGGCCGTGCAAATGCTACAGGAAACTGGCTGCGACGGTGTCATGATCGGCCGGGGCGCTCTCGGCAATCCCTGGATTTTCCGAGAAACGGTGCATTATCTCAAAACGGGGCAGAAGCTCCCCTCACCAGGCGTTGATGAAAGGATTCGAGTGTGTCTTCGACATCTGGAGTTGCTGGTGGCAGAAAAGGGGCCTTGGATCGGCGTCCGCGAAATGAGAAAGCATGCTGGCTGGTATATCAAGGGGCTGCCGGACGCGGCATCGATGCGTCAGCAGTTAAACGAGGCAGAAACCGAAGAGCAGATGAGGAGTTTGTTAGAAGGATATGCCGAACGATTGACCCGCCGGGTCGGCTGACGGGTATGCCGCTGCCCGGCCCGGTACATACTAGGGCGGTCAGATTGAACAAACCTTCCTCTGATGGGAAGGGGTGACCACCCTGAGACATGTTGTCAGTGTGAGTCTGGGCTCGTCTCGACGGAATCACCGCGTGATCATGGAATGGGACGGCCAGATGTTGGTCATTGAACGAATCGGTACTGATGGGGATGTCCGCCGTGCCATGGCTGCCATTCGGGAATGGGATGGACGAGCGGCTGCCATCGGGCTGGGAGGGATCGACCGTTATCTGTACGTCGGCGGAAGACGGTATGTCTTCCGGCAAGCCGAGCGGCTGGCGCGCTTGGCTCACAAGACGCCAGTTGTGGATGGCAGTGGTCTAAAACACACGTTAGAACGCCGGGTGGTCCGTCAGCTGGCGGAGGATCCGCAGGTCGCACTGCGCCGGAAGAATGTTCTTCTCGTGAGTGCGGTGGACCGTTTTGGTATGGCTGAAACCCTGGTCGCTGAGGGGTGCCGGGTGACGTTTGGGGACCTCATGTTCGGCCTCGGTATCCCTGTACCGCTGCATTCTCTTCAAACGCTGAACCGAATGGGCCACGTCCTCGGTCCCGTTGTTACACAACTGCCGATTCACTGGCTGTATCCCACCGGGCAGCGGCAGGAGCAGATTCGCCCTAAGTACCGCCGAGTGTATCGGAGGGCGGACGTGATCGCCGGGGATTTTCATTATATACGCCGGCATCTGCCCGAAAGGCTGGAAGGTGTTTGGATCCTTACGAATACGGTGACCCGGGAAGATGAGGAATTGTTGCGCCGGCGGGGCGCTGGAGGGCTCATCACCACCACACCTGAATGGGAAGGGCGCTCGTTTGGTACGAATGTGCTGGAGGCTGTTTTTGTCGCCATGGCAGGGGAACCTCCTGCACTGCTCGGGTCCGGGCGCAACCTGTACCCGGATGAGTCTTTCTACCACTACTGGTTGGAGCGGCTGGGAGTACGTCCGAGGATTACTTGCTGGGGGGCGGGCGTTGATTGACGATCTTAACATTTCGTTCGTATAATAGGGGCGCGGTCGACCGAGTGCCCTGCAAGCACTGTCAACCTCCCATGCGTTGACGGTGCTTTCTAGCTCATTGAGGCGTGATACGGTATAATGGCAAAACAGCGCCGTTCTTGTAAGATTGAATAAAGCCTTCGTTCTTGTCATACGATGCTATACACGTCGACTGGGAGAGCATAGGGGATTTTTCATTCCGCGTGGAGAAGGAGCGACCTGTATGTCGGAAAAAGAAGTGCTGCTAACCCCTGGGGGGTTGCAGAAGCTGGAAGAAGAATTGGAATATCTTAAATCGGTAAAACGCCGTGAGGTGGCTGAACGCATAAAAACGGCTATCAGCTACGGGGATATCAGTGAAAACTCGGAATACGAAGACGCAAAGAATGAACAAGCCTTTGTAGAAGGGCGTATCATTACCTTAGAGAAAATGTTGCGCAACGCGCGGATCATTAAGGATAGTGATGTGGATACCGATGTGGTGAGCATTGGGTCGACCGTTTCCCTTAAGGATCTCGAGTTTGGTGAGGTGGTGGAATACACCATCGTCGGCTCTGCGGAATCGGATCCGGTAGAAAACCGAATCTCCAACGAATCTCCCGTGGGCCGGGCGCTGCTCGGGCGGCGGGTGGGCGAAGTCGTCAATGTGGAGGTGCCGGACGGCGTGCTCCAATATGAAATTTTACAGATTAAGAAGTGAACCGATTTAACAGGAGTTGAAGGAGCGCATGACGGATCAAGATGGGCGCCGAAGGCCCGGGTTAACGGAAGAAACGAGTGAGGAGTTGTCCTCCCAGGAGATCGACCACCTGATGCAGGTACGGCTTGAAAAAGTCGAGAAACTCCAGGAGATGGGTGTAGAACCCTTTGGACATCGGTGGGTGCCTACGCATACCGCGGCCCAGGTGCTGGACTTTGCACGAGATCGGTCAAAGGAGGAATTGGAACAAGAAGGACTTCATGTGCGGGTGGCCGGCCGAATCATGACCAAGCGCGGCCACGGAAAAGCCAGTTTCGCCCACATCCTCGATCGGAGCGGACAGATCCAGATTTACGTCCGCCTGGACCGGGTGGGGGAATTCGCTTACCAAGTATTCGACGTGCTCGATTTAGGCGATATCATTGGCGTAGAAGGGGAAGTGTTGCGGACCAATCGGGGCGAAGTGACGATTTTTGCCGACCGGGTGGAACTGTTGACGAAGTCTCTCAGACCGCTTCCCACGAAATGGCACGGACTCAAGGATGTCGAATTGAGGTACCGACATCGCTATGTCGATTTGATCGTCAACCCCCAAGTTCGGGAGACCTTCGTTTTACGGAGCCGCATCATTCGGGTGATGCGCCGATTCTTGGACGATCACGGCTTCCTGGAAGTGGAAACTCCGACGATGCAGAGCGTGGCGGGCGGGGCGGCGGCCCGCCCTTTCGTGACCCACCACAACGCGCTGAATATGGAACTTTACATGCGGATCGCCATGGAGTTGCACCTGAAGCGATTGATCGTAGGCGGCTTAGAACGGGTGTATGAGATCGGGCGGGTATTCCGAAATGAGGGGATATCGACAAAACATAACCCGGAGTTCACAATGATGGAGTTGTACCAAGCCTATGCGGATTACCGGGATATGATGGACCTCACCGAGAGCCTGATCGCCACCATCGCTCGGGAGGTGTTGGGAACGACTCAGATCCAGTATCAGGGTCAGGCGGTCGACCTCACGCCACCGTGGCGAAGGGAATCTATGATGGACTTGATTCAGCATTATACGGGTATTGACTTCCGCCAGGTATCCGGGACGGAACAGGCGCGACAGCTGGCTGAGAACTGCGGTGTCAAGATCGACCCGGGGATGGAATTCGGCCACATTGTGAATGAGTGCTTTGAACAGAAAGTGGAGCAGCATTTGGTACAGCCGACTTTCGTCTACGGGTACCCGGTGGAGATCTCCCCCCTAGCTAAACGCAGTGCTGCGGACCCGCGGTTGACGGATCGGTTTGAACTGTTTATCGTGGGTAGGGAGCATGCCAACGCTTTTTCGGAGTTGAACGATCCCGTCGATCAGAGGAAGCGCTTCCTGGATCAACTGGAGGAGCGCGTCAAAGGAAACGATGAAGCTCACGAGATGGATGAGGATTTTGTGATGGCGTTGGAATATGGAATGCCGCCCACGGGAGGCCTCGGGATCGGGGTGGACAGGCTGGTCATGCTCTTGACCGATCAAGCTTCGATTCGGGACGTATTGTTGTTTCCCTTGATGCGGGATCGTTGATGAGCCGCGAAAGTTCCAAGGGGGGATAGGCATTGGATGAAGAACAATTACTAAAAGAAGCCAGGAACAACCCTTGGTTTCCGGAGCTGCTTCAGATTGCCGCACGAAGACGCCCGACCTTTTTGGCCAGCTTGTTCGATCCCCAGGTGGAGTATTTGGCGAATGATTCTGTGGTAATCCGGATGAAGATCACGGAGCTTTTATACAATAATCTGCAGATTGTTCACGGGGGGATCACGGCGACACTCGCGGATACGGCCATGGGGCTGGCTGCCTATCACGCAAGTGGGCGGCCATCGGTGACTTTGTCGCTGACGGTGAACTATTTGCAGCCTGGTTTGGGCAAGGAGCTGGTGGCGAAAGCGTCTGTCGTCCATCGAGGAGGCAGGGTAATCACGACGCGATGCGACGTGTTTAATGACGAAGGGGAAATTATCATCCAGGCCACCGGGACGTTTTACGCGCTCAAAGAAGGCCAGATTACCGATGGGTTGTCCTCGAGCTCGGGTGATGCGACTTTGTAAGGCGTCGCCGGCCTGTTGGTTGCAACAAGTACCCCGCAGACGGAATCCCCCCGCCGGGGGTGATCAGCAGGTTGTTCCTAGACAACGGGATCTGAGGCTCTGCGACCAGAAGGTGTCCGGATGTGCATGGGTTCGCCAACGGAGTGTTCGGGGACCCGCAGGCCCTTGTCACGAAAGGACCGGCGTGATATAATAAATAATGCTCTCAAATGCGGTTGTCTCTAGGGGGCTGGAAAGCGAGGCGCGGCAGAGGCCGCGGGCGTTTCCGCGAACTACCGGTTGCATCATCGGCCGGGATTTGATAAAGTATCTCTTGTCGCCGCTCGAAGCGGCACCTCGATCCTTGAGAATCAAACAGTACGCCACTGTTAGCCCGGATGAATCTTTTCACGGAGAGTTTGATCCTGGCTCAGGACGAACGCTGGCGGCGTGCCTAATACATGCAAGTCGAGCGGGTCGCCCCGGGGCTTGCCCCGGGGAGGCCAGCGGCGGACGGGTGAGTAACGCGTGGGCAACCTGTCCGGCAGACCGGGACAACGCCTGGAAACGGGCGCTAATTCCGGATAGGCGCAAAGGGCGCATGCTTTTTGCGGGAAAGGGGAAACCCGCTGTCGGGTGGGCCCGCGTCGCATTAGCTGGTTGGTGGGGTAACGGCTCACCAAGGCGACGATGCGTAGCCGGCCTGAGAGGGTGGGCGGCCACACTGGGACTGAGACACGGCCCAGACTCCTACGGGAGGCAGCAGTAGGGAATCTTCCGCAATGGGCGAAAGCCTGACGGAGCGACGCCGCGTGAGGGAAGAAGGCCTTCGGGTTGTAAACCTCTGGCTTTGGGGACGAGGGCACCGAGGGGACTCGGTGAGGGACGGTACCCAAGGAGGAAGCCCCGGCAAACTACGTGCCAGCAGCCGCGGTAAGACGTAGGGGGCGAGCGTTGTCCGGAATCACTGGGCGTAAAGGGCGCGCAGGCGGCGATGCACGTCCGAGGTGAAAGGCAGCGGCTCAACCGCTGAGGGGCCTCGGATACGGCATGGCTTGAGGGTCGGAGAGGCAAGGGGAATTCCTGGTGTAGCGGTGAAATGCGTAGAGATCAGGAGGAATACCGGTGGCGAAGGCGCCTTGCTGGACGACACCTGACGCTGAGGCGCGAAAGCGTGGGGAGCGAACAGGATTAGATACCCTGGTAGTCCACGCCGTAAACGATGAGTGCTAGGTGTGGGTGGGGATGCCCATCCGTGCCGAAGGAAACCCAATAAGCACTCCGCCTGGGGAGTACGGCCGCAAGGCTGAAACTCAAAGGAATTGACGGGGGCCCGCACAAGCGGTGGAGCATGTGGTTTAATTCGAAGCAACGCGAAGAACCTTACCAGGGCTTGACATCCCTCTGACACCTTCAGAGATGAGGGGTTTCCT
This region includes:
- the folP gene encoding dihydropteroate synthase; the protein is MGGKVRGAWVVYLDTPELWREEWRLIGDDPVDTPATGGLTSLFPLQVRLDWEDGVESDVRLLGIFSETGCQVSAGRRHWIVTAAKEQLFQAADRLLETPGDPGAAEVGTALRDAVQRSERARKPLTVGPWTWGWERTLVMGILNVTPDSFSDGGRFNDLERALAHAREMVAQGADIIDIGAESTRPGHSPVSAEEELRRLLPVVRAVARELDVPISVDTYKAQVAEAAIREGAHVVNDVWGLKRDPRMAPLVARLGVPVIVMHNRQAPVERDPIGTLLQDLWESVQLARRAGVREEQIILDPGIGFAKTYEQNLLIMRRLRDVRALGYPVLLGTSRKSMIGRTLNLPVDRRVEGTAATVALGVALGMDIVRVHDVPEMVQTVRMTEAMIGRGA
- the folB gene encoding dihydroneopterin aldolase produces the protein MDAISLLGMEFYAYHGVFPEEQVLGQRFIADVHLHFSTRAAGQSDDLRDTLDYAEIYRVIRETVEGKKYRLLEAVAERIADALLMRWPVEGVRVKLVKPSPPFPGTMQGVAVEIERFRNDA
- the folK gene encoding 2-amino-4-hydroxy-6-hydroxymethyldihydropteridine diphosphokinase: MNASETMHDVYLGLGANLGDRETCLRQAVTGLQRGLEPIRMKLSSLYETDPVGVEHQPLFLNACLFLRTAAPLQVVHQVARDTETRLGRTRTIRWGPRTIDIDILLFDNLVVNTPELQIPHPRMHDRIFVMVPMAELAPELRHPVLGQTMAEIAEQARKKGGIRRWKIGWEGEYAPFEN
- a CDS encoding helix-turn-helix domain-containing protein, encoding MENRLGRRIRAFRKLKNLTQRELADRIHLSVAVLGAIERGAKTPSPHVLRAIGEALGIDEQELVGGIQGGGDTV
- the dusB gene encoding tRNA dihydrouridine synthase DusB, with protein sequence MIKTDLRIGDVQLDNNVILAPMAGVSNPAFRILAKEMGAGMVCAEMVATKGIVNANAKTLRMLHILPDEHPVSLQLVGSDLDSMVRAAETVGTATNADVIDINMGCPVLKIYKNGSGAALARDPDYAARIVRAVVQTVDKPVTVKFRKGWDDDHVNALEVALAVEEAGAKAVTVHGRTAKQMYSGHADWSIIRQVKEAVRIPVIGNGDVSTPEAAVQMLQETGCDGVMIGRGALGNPWIFRETVHYLKTGQKLPSPGVDERIRVCLRHLELLVAEKGPWIGVREMRKHAGWYIKGLPDAASMRQQLNEAETEEQMRSLLEGYAERLTRRVG
- a CDS encoding quinate 5-dehydrogenase, with amino-acid sequence MLVIERIGTDGDVRRAMAAIREWDGRAAAIGLGGIDRYLYVGGRRYVFRQAERLARLAHKTPVVDGSGLKHTLERRVVRQLAEDPQVALRRKNVLLVSAVDRFGMAETLVAEGCRVTFGDLMFGLGIPVPLHSLQTLNRMGHVLGPVVTQLPIHWLYPTGQRQEQIRPKYRRVYRRADVIAGDFHYIRRHLPERLEGVWILTNTVTREDEELLRRRGAGGLITTTPEWEGRSFGTNVLEAVFVAMAGEPPALLGSGRNLYPDESFYHYWLERLGVRPRITCWGAGVD
- the greA gene encoding transcription elongation factor GreA, translating into MSEKEVLLTPGGLQKLEEELEYLKSVKRREVAERIKTAISYGDISENSEYEDAKNEQAFVEGRIITLEKMLRNARIIKDSDVDTDVVSIGSTVSLKDLEFGEVVEYTIVGSAESDPVENRISNESPVGRALLGRRVGEVVNVEVPDGVLQYEILQIKK
- the lysS gene encoding lysine--tRNA ligase, producing MSSQEIDHLMQVRLEKVEKLQEMGVEPFGHRWVPTHTAAQVLDFARDRSKEELEQEGLHVRVAGRIMTKRGHGKASFAHILDRSGQIQIYVRLDRVGEFAYQVFDVLDLGDIIGVEGEVLRTNRGEVTIFADRVELLTKSLRPLPTKWHGLKDVELRYRHRYVDLIVNPQVRETFVLRSRIIRVMRRFLDDHGFLEVETPTMQSVAGGAAARPFVTHHNALNMELYMRIAMELHLKRLIVGGLERVYEIGRVFRNEGISTKHNPEFTMMELYQAYADYRDMMDLTESLIATIAREVLGTTQIQYQGQAVDLTPPWRRESMMDLIQHYTGIDFRQVSGTEQARQLAENCGVKIDPGMEFGHIVNECFEQKVEQHLVQPTFVYGYPVEISPLAKRSAADPRLTDRFELFIVGREHANAFSELNDPVDQRKRFLDQLEERVKGNDEAHEMDEDFVMALEYGMPPTGGLGIGVDRLVMLLTDQASIRDVLLFPLMRDR
- a CDS encoding PaaI family thioesterase, with the protein product MDEEQLLKEARNNPWFPELLQIAARRRPTFLASLFDPQVEYLANDSVVIRMKITELLYNNLQIVHGGITATLADTAMGLAAYHASGRPSVTLSLTVNYLQPGLGKELVAKASVVHRGGRVITTRCDVFNDEGEIIIQATGTFYALKEGQITDGLSSSSGDATL